A stretch of Spirosoma oryzicola DNA encodes these proteins:
- a CDS encoding ABC transporter permease — MTETIYSAHSPLLTPRRFLGEIKADMRIVYHVGWQLFVRNLKVQVRQNLLGYVWMVLPPLVTGLVWMYLGQAKVLKGLTSSVPYPVFVLTGLFLWQGFVEALNCPLQQLQQARSTISKVRVPHEAFVVAGLGAVLFNSSVRMLILLIVLIAFQMPWHATMLLAPLGLAVLVIFGLGLGYLLAPIGLLYADIANALPVVINLWFLITPIVYSPPASMASIIAWNPVTPLLTTTRDWLLMGVIQPSTGFTLVALGSCLLLLASWLLYRLARPHLIVRL, encoded by the coding sequence ATGACCGAAACTATTTACTCAGCGCATTCGCCCTTGCTGACACCCCGCCGTTTTTTGGGCGAAATCAAAGCCGATATGCGCATTGTGTATCACGTCGGCTGGCAGTTATTCGTCCGTAACCTGAAAGTCCAGGTACGTCAGAATCTGCTCGGATACGTTTGGATGGTGTTGCCTCCGCTGGTTACGGGACTGGTCTGGATGTATTTAGGTCAGGCGAAAGTACTGAAAGGACTAACGTCGTCGGTTCCCTACCCGGTTTTCGTGCTGACGGGGTTGTTTCTCTGGCAGGGCTTTGTAGAGGCTCTCAACTGCCCCCTGCAACAGCTCCAGCAGGCCCGTTCAACCATTTCGAAAGTACGGGTTCCTCACGAAGCGTTTGTTGTGGCCGGGCTGGGGGCTGTGCTGTTCAATAGTTCGGTTCGGATGCTGATACTGCTCATCGTGCTGATTGCTTTCCAGATGCCCTGGCACGCGACCATGCTATTGGCCCCACTAGGACTCGCCGTACTGGTTATTTTCGGATTGGGATTGGGCTATTTGCTGGCACCGATCGGTTTGCTTTATGCCGACATTGCTAATGCCTTGCCGGTTGTCATTAATCTATGGTTCCTGATAACACCCATCGTGTATAGTCCCCCAGCATCAATGGCATCGATCATTGCCTGGAATCCGGTAACGCCACTGCTCACGACCACCCGCGATTGGTTATTGATGGGGGTAATTCAACCCTCGACCGGGTTTACACTAGTTGCTCTCGGATCATGTTTACTTTTGTTGGCGAGTTGGTTGCTCTATCGATTGGCCCGTCCGCACCTGATTGTTCGTTTGTAA
- a CDS encoding UbiA family prenyltransferase has product MGQPFVSSLRRMGAQINVLVRAREWWGYKFSPLLATAYATTYLTGTSLWSLLPCLLILLLALTVGAVYVSLINDWTDRAIDRAAGKSNRLADKSTSFVWSALGLCLATGLAFGCYFWTIAPAVSLWYSGAWIAYSLYSIPPFRLKTRSFAGVLADAAGAHLFPQLFTVALISHWVGHTVPDGWWWAIGVWSLACGIRNILWHVLSDVVADRQAGINTFVTHVGEVTAQRLGQWVIFPVEVTAFAVLLILLANPAALIALALHVIQEFMRRKLWNVRLYVLAPNQRIMLNEYYITYYPLAILLTQSARYPVDMAVLVLHLLLFGSHLSDSLRNAYHIAGHLRHRLLR; this is encoded by the coding sequence ATGGGTCAGCCTTTCGTATCGTCTCTTCGTCGCATGGGTGCGCAGATAAACGTATTGGTTCGCGCCAGAGAATGGTGGGGCTACAAGTTTTCGCCCCTGCTGGCTACCGCTTACGCCACTACGTATCTGACCGGTACCTCACTTTGGTCGTTGCTGCCGTGTCTGCTGATTCTGCTGCTGGCCCTGACCGTTGGCGCCGTTTACGTCAGCCTGATCAACGACTGGACCGACCGGGCCATCGACCGGGCCGCTGGCAAAAGCAACCGCCTGGCCGATAAGTCTACCTCGTTTGTCTGGTCAGCCCTGGGCCTCTGTCTGGCAACAGGACTGGCATTCGGGTGTTACTTCTGGACCATTGCTCCGGCGGTCAGTCTTTGGTACTCGGGTGCGTGGATCGCTTATTCGCTGTATTCGATTCCTCCGTTCCGGTTAAAAACCCGAAGTTTTGCCGGTGTGCTGGCCGACGCAGCGGGTGCGCATCTGTTCCCTCAGCTATTCACAGTAGCTTTGATCAGTCACTGGGTAGGCCACACGGTCCCGGACGGCTGGTGGTGGGCCATCGGCGTCTGGTCGCTGGCCTGTGGCATTCGCAACATTCTCTGGCATGTACTCAGTGACGTGGTAGCCGACCGACAGGCGGGTATCAACACCTTTGTTACGCACGTTGGTGAAGTTACCGCTCAACGACTGGGTCAATGGGTTATTTTTCCGGTTGAAGTAACGGCCTTTGCCGTACTACTGATTTTACTGGCTAATCCAGCGGCCCTAATCGCTTTGGCTCTGCACGTAATTCAGGAGTTCATGCGCCGGAAGCTATGGAACGTCCGTCTATATGTACTAGCGCCTAACCAGCGTATCATGCTGAACGAGTACTATATTACGTACTATCCGCTGGCAATTCTACTGACTCAGAGCGCCCGCTATCCCGTCGATATGGCGGTACTGGTGCTACACTTACTTCTCTTTGGTAGTCACCTGTCCGATTCCCTCCGGAACGCGTATCACATTGCGGGGCATCTGCGCCATCGTCTGCTTCGTTAG